The Methylotenera sp. G11 genome includes a window with the following:
- a CDS encoding bifunctional diguanylate cyclase/phosphodiesterase, translating to MSLIKQLWLAIVVILSLAFAGAFILSTVASKHYFEQQLQAKNDDNATTLALSITQIEKDPVALDLLISAQFDTGHYHYIGLVDPNGKVISERINNTSRTKAPDWFVKFTPLRLQPGQADIQDGWSQYGTLKIESDSNVVYDKLWDNTVLTALWVLLIGFLSGVAGSQILRRILNPLSDVVSQAESIGENRFITISVPRTKEFKAVVNAMNTLSNRVKKTVSEESARLDQLRLDNNYDHITGLMNHDYFVKNLDANISHEEYFHEGALIISRLTNLAAIDHKLGYKETNTLLKAISDTLQNACSLQPGLSVGRLNGTDFAVFSNQPADSYSFGNHIKKLLEKIEGTNNKSININFTTVAMRVTGTDDAGKMIALSNKLLNEIGAEHSNVLHVISSGDLDQYQDHHENEWLNLLTSALDNRRIKLERYPVINQAGNLLHFESPARLQLEPDGKWFCAGEFITWATQLNLMTRLDELAFETAAESLSNGAQAIGLNVSASAMRSQSFIEKITGTVRARPHIADKLYFEIPEQEAFDHLPEFHQFCRKIRALGCKIGIEHVGTRISRLGELHDIGLHYIKIDASVIRDIDSSEANKTLLRGLCMIAHSIGVIAIAEGVHTQPEIAVLKQIGIDGMTGPGIRI from the coding sequence ATGTCTTTAATTAAGCAATTATGGCTGGCGATTGTCGTGATCCTGTCACTGGCGTTTGCCGGGGCGTTTATTTTAAGCACGGTAGCCAGCAAACACTATTTCGAGCAGCAGCTTCAGGCAAAGAACGATGACAATGCCACCACGCTTGCGCTGTCGATCACGCAGATCGAGAAAGATCCTGTTGCGCTGGACCTGCTGATTTCCGCCCAGTTTGATACCGGTCATTACCATTACATTGGCCTGGTGGACCCGAACGGAAAAGTCATCAGCGAGCGCATCAACAACACAAGCAGAACCAAGGCGCCGGACTGGTTTGTAAAATTCACCCCGCTGCGGCTGCAGCCCGGCCAGGCAGACATTCAGGATGGATGGTCACAATACGGCACGCTGAAAATCGAAAGCGATTCCAATGTTGTTTACGATAAATTATGGGATAACACGGTACTGACAGCGCTCTGGGTGTTACTGATCGGATTCCTTAGCGGCGTGGCCGGCAGCCAGATCCTGAGACGGATATTAAATCCGCTGAGCGATGTCGTCAGCCAGGCCGAGTCCATAGGCGAAAATCGTTTCATTACCATCAGCGTGCCGAGAACCAAGGAGTTCAAAGCAGTTGTAAATGCGATGAACACCCTCTCCAACCGCGTTAAGAAAACCGTCAGCGAGGAATCCGCCAGGCTGGATCAGCTGCGCCTGGACAACAATTATGACCATATCACCGGCCTCATGAATCATGACTATTTCGTTAAAAACCTGGATGCGAACATCAGCCACGAAGAATACTTTCATGAAGGTGCGCTCATTATCTCCAGGCTCACCAACCTCGCGGCCATTGACCATAAGCTGGGCTATAAAGAAACCAACACCCTGCTGAAAGCGATCAGCGACACATTGCAAAACGCTTGCAGCCTGCAACCGGGCTTATCTGTCGGACGTTTAAACGGTACGGACTTTGCCGTTTTTTCCAACCAGCCCGCTGACAGCTATTCTTTCGGCAATCACATCAAAAAACTGCTGGAAAAAATCGAAGGTACCAATAACAAATCGATCAACATCAACTTCACTACCGTTGCAATGCGCGTTACCGGCACGGACGATGCTGGCAAAATGATCGCGCTCAGCAACAAACTGCTGAATGAAATTGGCGCTGAACACAGCAACGTACTGCACGTCATCAGCTCCGGCGACCTTGATCAATACCAGGATCACCATGAAAACGAATGGCTGAACCTGCTCACTTCGGCGCTGGATAACAGGAGAATCAAACTTGAGCGTTATCCTGTCATCAACCAGGCCGGCAATCTGCTGCATTTCGAGTCGCCAGCACGCCTGCAGCTCGAACCTGATGGCAAATGGTTCTGTGCCGGTGAGTTCATCACCTGGGCAACCCAGCTCAACCTGATGACGCGCCTGGATGAACTGGCATTTGAAACCGCAGCCGAATCCCTCAGCAATGGCGCCCAGGCCATTGGCCTCAATGTATCGGCCAGCGCCATGCGCAGCCAGTCTTTTATAGAAAAAATCACCGGCACCGTCCGTGCCCGGCCGCATATTGCCGATAAGCTGTATTTTGAAATACCGGAACAGGAAGCCTTTGACCACCTGCCGGAATTTCACCAGTTCTGCAGAAAAATCAGGGCACTCGGCTGCAAAATCGGCATCGAGCACGTTGGCACGCGCATTTCGCGATTGGGTGAACTGCACGACATCGGCCTGCACTACATCAAGATCGATGCTTCAGTGATTCGCGACATTGACAGCAGTGAGGCAAACAAAACATTGCTGCGCGGCTTGTGCATGATTGCGCATTCGATCGGCGTCATCGCAATCGCCGAAGGCGTACACACGCAGCCTGAAATCGCCGTGTTAAAACAAATCGGCATTGATGGCATGACCGGGCCGGGCATCAGGATATAA
- a CDS encoding HlyD family type I secretion periplasmic adaptor subunit: protein MSEKLFDKLGTLNRVLKSQTWLTKPIYYFIDRTVPTETREDLHWEDEADLAILEQTPVKAKALLYAIAIALGALILWASIAKVDEVTRGEGRVIPSRQVQVIQSLDGGIVADILVKEGQVVTVGTPLVRIDETRAVSSLRENQAQYLAFLAKQSRLRALAEGKPFTPPPEVRSEAPEVYDQEYALYISSQEELASAIDIARNQMVQREKELQEVQYKKEIAEKNFESANKELAANKPLLASGAVSEIDILKLEREATRARGDIDQSRAQIARIQSAIGEARRKISEVEQNFRSKVRTELSDVTARLNSLSEVSVSLQDKVNQTTLKSPVNGKVSRLFFNTVGGVIQPGKEVLEVVPTDDALILETKIQIKDIAFIRMLQPAVVKLTAYDYTIYGALDAVVENIAADSIVDEEGNAYYLVRVRTLKSSLGKGLPIIPGMVAQVDIITGKKTILSYLLKPVLKAKSYAFSER, encoded by the coding sequence AGACTTGGCTCACCAAGCCGATTTATTATTTTATTGACCGTACCGTGCCGACCGAAACCCGGGAAGACCTGCATTGGGAGGATGAGGCCGACCTGGCCATACTGGAGCAGACCCCGGTCAAAGCCAAAGCCCTGCTGTATGCAATTGCCATTGCGCTGGGTGCGCTGATTCTCTGGGCATCGATAGCCAAGGTGGATGAAGTCACAAGGGGCGAAGGGCGGGTCATTCCATCCAGGCAAGTGCAGGTGATCCAGTCTCTCGATGGCGGTATTGTGGCCGATATTCTGGTCAAGGAAGGTCAGGTGGTCACGGTTGGCACGCCGCTGGTACGTATTGATGAAACGCGGGCAGTCTCCTCCCTCAGGGAAAACCAGGCGCAGTACCTGGCATTCCTCGCCAAGCAGTCCAGGCTCAGGGCGCTGGCGGAAGGCAAACCGTTTACACCGCCTCCTGAGGTGCGCAGTGAGGCGCCGGAGGTTTATGACCAGGAGTATGCTTTGTATATCTCCAGCCAGGAAGAACTGGCATCGGCAATTGATATTGCGCGCAACCAGATGGTGCAGCGTGAAAAAGAATTGCAGGAAGTTCAGTACAAGAAAGAGATCGCGGAAAAGAATTTTGAATCTGCGAACAAAGAACTGGCTGCAAATAAGCCCTTATTGGCCAGTGGAGCCGTATCGGAGATTGATATCCTGAAGCTGGAACGTGAGGCGACCAGGGCCAGGGGCGATATTGACCAGTCACGTGCGCAGATCGCCAGGATCCAGAGCGCGATTGGTGAGGCGCGTCGTAAAATCAGCGAAGTGGAGCAGAACTTTAGAAGCAAGGTTCGTACGGAACTGAGCGATGTCACTGCGCGGCTGAACAGCCTGTCTGAGGTCAGCGTTTCACTCCAGGACAAAGTCAATCAGACCACGTTGAAATCACCGGTGAACGGTAAGGTTAGCCGCTTGTTCTTTAACACGGTTGGCGGTGTGATACAGCCCGGAAAAGAAGTGCTGGAAGTGGTGCCTACAGATGATGCGCTGATCCTTGAAACCAAGATCCAGATCAAGGATATTGCTTTTATCCGCATGCTGCAGCCTGCTGTTGTGAAACTGACGGCTTATGACTATACGATTTATGGCGCCCTTGATGCCGTGGTCGAAAATATCGCAGCTGACTCTATTGTGGATGAAGAGGGCAATGCTTATTATCTGGTGAGGGTGCGTACACTGAAATCCAGCCTTGGTAAAGGTTTGCCGATTATTCCTGGCATGGTGGCCCAGGTGGATATTATTACGGGTAAAAAGACGATTCTTTCTTATTTGCTAAAACCGGTGTTAAAAGCAAAGTCATACGCTTTCAGTGAGAGATAA
- a CDS encoding transglutaminase-like cysteine peptidase encodes MMLMLFCFSCIFAAGYDFDKLGTLARQRYGEEAQKDIEDLQQLVSQLKTAPDVEKLRKINDFFNKKMLFADDIEIWGQSDYWSSPLESIGRQAGDCEDFSIAKYMFLKAANIPNNKLRLTYVKAQLNNGGQKSVRAHMVLSYYATPQAEPLILDNLVPGIYPASERKDLSPIFSFNDKGIWVGSNPNPKDDAQSHLSKWRDVLLRMQMEGLE; translated from the coding sequence ATGATGTTGATGTTGTTCTGTTTTTCCTGTATTTTTGCAGCGGGTTATGATTTCGATAAATTAGGCACGCTTGCCAGGCAAAGATATGGCGAAGAGGCACAAAAAGATATTGAAGACCTGCAGCAGCTGGTCTCTCAGCTGAAAACCGCGCCTGATGTTGAAAAACTCAGAAAAATAAACGATTTTTTCAATAAAAAAATGCTGTTTGCCGACGATATTGAAATCTGGGGGCAATCCGATTACTGGTCTTCGCCTCTTGAGTCTATAGGGCGCCAGGCTGGCGACTGCGAAGATTTCAGCATCGCAAAATACATGTTCCTCAAGGCCGCGAATATACCGAACAACAAGCTCAGGCTCACTTATGTCAAGGCACAGCTCAATAATGGCGGCCAGAAGTCAGTACGGGCACACATGGTGCTGAGCTATTATGCAACGCCGCAGGCGGAACCATTGATTCTGGATAACCTGGTCCCCGGGATTTACCCTGCATCCGAAAGAAAAGACTTATCCCCTATTTTCAGCTTTAACGATAAAGGTATTTGGGTCGGCAGCAACCCGAACCCAAAAGACGATGCACAATCACACCTTTCAAAGTGGCGTGATGTGCTGTTGCGTATGCAGATGGAAGGTCTAGAATAA
- a CDS encoding helix-turn-helix transcriptional regulator codes for MQDIFVSTLPKLVSSWVEAFPDALLIQDVLEAGSNLEIVSSYSAALVFWLHINDSQNGSLPAAIASVLRSYPDAKIVVLANTPGHAETLQALSAGAMGYAHAYSAPEMLKEIKTVIHHGGIWLGHQLLKRLIETSVKLTGNSPELVEELLGRLTSREKEVAIEAAKGMSNKEIARVLQITERTVKAHLAKSFERLGVKDRLQLALMLNKK; via the coding sequence ATGCAGGATATATTTGTTAGTACGTTGCCCAAGTTGGTGAGCAGCTGGGTAGAAGCTTTCCCGGATGCATTGTTGATTCAAGATGTTCTAGAAGCGGGTTCGAATTTAGAGATTGTTTCCAGTTACAGTGCTGCCCTGGTATTCTGGCTGCATATCAATGACAGCCAGAATGGCTCGCTGCCTGCAGCGATAGCATCAGTGCTGCGCAGTTACCCGGATGCCAAAATCGTGGTTCTGGCCAATACGCCCGGCCATGCCGAGACCTTGCAGGCTTTGAGTGCCGGGGCAATGGGCTATGCGCATGCGTATTCGGCTCCGGAAATGCTCAAGGAAATAAAGACCGTGATTCATCATGGCGGTATCTGGCTTGGGCACCAGCTTTTAAAACGGCTGATCGAGACTTCGGTGAAGCTTACGGGCAATTCACCTGAACTGGTTGAAGAGTTGCTGGGCCGTTTGACCAGCCGTGAAAAAGAAGTTGCGATCGAAGCGGCCAAAGGCATGAGCAATAAGGAAATCGCACGTGTATTGCAGATCACGGAGCGTACGGTTAAGGCGCACCTGGCCAAAAGTTTTGAGCGCCTGGGCGTGAAAGACCGGCTGCAATTGGCGCTGATGCTCAATAAAAAATAA